One candidate division WOR-3 bacterium DNA window includes the following coding sequences:
- a CDS encoding tetratricopeptide repeat protein: MVKIFKKSGFLPLFLFFVITCQTTGQVLNGSEGSLSDDEYGCKKFYNLAINYQRSRLWTEAIEFYEKAISCSTDYTEAYVGLGNLYEELDSMDAANSIWQTMMSEFPDKIETYIEYASYLSKNENFEESENMYKRAYTIDSTNSTAILGLADILTKQDKFSEALPYLETALGFTDDPAIVIALKQRMAKCYVGTGCPENAASLLEEILIAYPDRIEIHAWLADAYKGMHEYGKAIEHMEILIQSDSSLQRLMEFGSLLAVAGRTSEAISRFREAISKGGGLSAYKQVIGLLNNSGQTSLAMQFAQEALSSYSTDSYLNVLVGTKYQAAAVEAWNNQDWDDCIANCDVAIGYFTNATSGSYVTQAQQKLANVQQLREAARLKKIY; encoded by the coding sequence ATGGTGAAAATATTCAAAAAATCTGGCTTTCTGCCGCTGTTTTTGTTTTTCGTGATAACGTGCCAGACAACAGGACAGGTTCTCAATGGTTCTGAAGGCTCTTTATCAGACGATGAATACGGATGTAAAAAATTCTACAATCTCGCAATAAATTACCAGCGCAGCAGATTGTGGACCGAAGCCATAGAATTTTACGAAAAAGCGATTTCATGCTCAACTGACTACACAGAAGCTTACGTCGGTCTCGGCAACCTCTATGAAGAACTCGATTCAATGGACGCGGCAAATTCGATTTGGCAGACGATGATGAGCGAGTTCCCCGATAAAATTGAAACTTACATTGAATACGCATCATATCTTTCCAAAAATGAGAACTTCGAGGAATCGGAGAACATGTACAAAAGAGCTTACACGATAGACTCGACAAATTCGACAGCCATTCTCGGATTGGCTGATATTTTGACCAAACAAGACAAATTTTCCGAAGCACTGCCGTACCTCGAAACCGCTCTCGGTTTCACCGACGACCCGGCTATTGTAATAGCCCTCAAACAGAGAATGGCTAAATGTTACGTCGGAACCGGCTGTCCCGAAAACGCGGCAAGCCTTCTCGAAGAGATACTCATCGCCTATCCCGACAGAATCGAAATACACGCATGGTTAGCCGACGCCTATAAAGGAATGCATGAATACGGCAAAGCGATCGAACACATGGAGATTCTTATACAGTCCGATTCTTCTCTTCAAAGGCTGATGGAATTCGGTTCTCTCCTCGCCGTCGCCGGAAGAACCAGCGAAGCCATCTCCCGCTTCAGGGAAGCCATAAGCAAAGGAGGAGGTCTTTCAGCCTACAAACAAGTAATAGGCCTACTCAACAATTCCGGTCAGACCTCTCTCGCGATGCAGTTCGCACAGGAAGCTTTGTCCTCGTATTCTACTGACAGCTATCTCAACGTTTTGGTCGGCACAAAGTATCAAGCCGCCGCCGTAGAGGCTTGGAACAATCAGGATTGGGACGACTGCATAGCCAATTGCGACGTAGCCATCGGATATTTCACAAACGCCACTTCAGGTTCTTACGTAACACAAGCTCAGCAGAAACTCGCCAACGTTCAGCAGTTGCGGGAAGCTGCGAGACTTAAAAAGATTTACTGA
- a CDS encoding Gx transporter family protein: protein MKIKLDKIIELSVFSTIAIALHVMESFLNPTFFRIGFGNAVILYLILKGNLSSAFFTVLLKIAASGIISGSMLTPVFLAVCVASLSSFAVMCFFVKIPGSGPVGASVAASCLHNVIVLFFADIIVGGIMSSLFPFVFAFSVLTGLITGTVSHILSKTLKNLDTKPDAYKITF, encoded by the coding sequence GTGAAAATAAAACTCGACAAAATAATTGAACTATCGGTTTTTTCGACAATAGCAATCGCTCTTCACGTTATGGAGAGTTTTTTGAACCCGACTTTTTTCAGGATCGGCTTCGGAAATGCCGTCATTCTATACCTTATCCTGAAAGGAAATCTCTCATCGGCTTTTTTTACTGTCTTGCTGAAAATCGCCGCTTCCGGGATTATTTCCGGTTCAATGCTGACTCCGGTTTTTTTGGCCGTCTGTGTGGCTTCGCTGTCGAGTTTCGCCGTTATGTGTTTTTTTGTAAAAATACCGGGGTCAGGTCCCGTTGGCGCGAGTGTGGCGGCAAGCTGTCTTCACAACGTGATTGTTTTGTTTTTTGCCGACATAATAGTCGGGGGGATCATGTCTTCCCTGTTCCCTTTCGTGTTTGCATTCAGTGTTTTAACCGGATTGATAACCGGAACAGTATCGCACATTCTGTCAAAAACTTTAAAAAACCTTGACACAAAGCCGGATGCATATAAAATAACTTTTTAA